In Drosophila subpulchrella strain 33 F10 #4 breed RU33 chromosome 3R, RU_Dsub_v1.1 Primary Assembly, whole genome shotgun sequence, the following are encoded in one genomic region:
- the LOC119557361 gene encoding protein midgut expression 1, which yields MCKCLAGNVACCCFNCALSVLISVISTFLVVIIVVGLAVYFIYYYEKEDDVTKYTNKVTDNIQSGFDKIKDALSK from the exons ATGTGCAAGTGCCTAGCCGGAAACGTAGCCTGCTG CTGCTTCAACTGTGCGCTTAGTGTGCTTATTTCAGTGATCAGTACATTTTTGGTGGTCATCATTGTGGTCGGCTTGGCCGTCTACTTTATTTACTACTACGAGAAGGAGGACGATGTTACCAAGTACACAAACAAAGTAACCGATAACATCCAGTCAGGATTCGACAAAATCAAAGATGCCTTgagcaaataa
- the LOC119563339 gene encoding probable histone-lysine N-methyltransferase set-23 has product MNRSDTAVCDDYEHPDSLEYILESVLMPSDGSLDFKTLADEYNSVLLNQCQCNGACEKSEICPHGGQYEYLRDGVELVLKKSSNPVIECNDLCKCSRNTCSNRLVQYGPRKNLEIFDSPVYGSKGLRTTVNIPEGGYICEYAGELLTASEAKRRLNINEELGLMNYVLVLNEYTSETKQQVTIVDPSRRGNIGRYLNHSCEPNCNIAAVRIDCPIPKIGIFAARDIRAQEELCFHYGGEGEYKKFAYGKTCLCAAPNCTGFMPNTAIE; this is encoded by the exons atgaatagaTCTGATACAGCTGTTTGTGACGATTATGAGCACCCCGATAGTCTAGAGTATATATTGGAATCGGTGTTAATGCCCAGCGATGGCAGTTTAGATTTTAAAACTTTGGCGGACGAGTACAATTCCGTTCTTCTGAACCAATGTCAATGCAATGGAGCCTGCGAAAAGAGTGAAATATGTCCCCATGGaggtcaatatgagtacttgaGGGATGGTGTagaattagttttaaaaaaatcctCAAATCCCGTCATCGAGTGCAATGATTTATGCAAATGCAGTCGAAACACCTGCTCCAATCGACTTGTGCAATACGGTCCAAGAAAAAATCTGGAAATATTCGACTCTCCAGTATACGGATCCAAAGGTCTGCGCACTACAGTAAACATTCCAGAAGGTGGATACATATGCGAATATGCCGGAGAACTTTTGACTGCATCTGAGGCCAAAAGACGCTTGAACATCAATGAAGAACTTGGCCTGATGAACTATGTCCTGGTTTTGAATGAATACACCAGCGAAACGAAGCAACAGGTGACCATCGTGGATCCTTCTAGACGTGGGAACATCGGGCGTTACCTAAACCACAGCTGTGAACCAAACTGCAACATAGCAGCGGTACGAATAGACTGTCCCATACCGAAAATAG GTATTTTTGCAGCTCGGGATATTCGGGCCCAGGAGGAGTTGTGCTTTCATTACGGCGGAGAGGGGGAGTATAAAAAGTTTGCATATGGAAAGACTTGCCTCTGCGCTGCCCCAAATTGCACGGGATTCATGCCAAACACTGCAATTGAATAA
- the LOC119563340 gene encoding lysophospholipase-like protein 1 produces the protein MKPALKTVNATGRHTASVIFFHGSGDTGPNVLEWVRFLLGGNLEYPHIKIIYPTAPKQKYTPLDGELSNVWFDRKSVNIAAPESRKSMTQCYETVNQLIDEEVSSGIPLNRIIVGGFSMGGAVALHTGYHLKPSLAGVFAHSSFLNRGSVVYESLANSQGDSLPELRMFHGERDTLVPPDWGVETFESLKKLGVKGTFHPLRNTLHELKTASITDLQKWIQEKLPPLENQVQNKL, from the coding sequence ATGAAGCCGGCCTTGAAAACGGTCAATGCCACAGGAAGGCACACCGCCTCGGTGATATTCTTCCATGGATCCGGCGACACGGGCCCCAATGTTCTGGAATGGGTGCGCTTTCTGCTCGGCGGGAACCTGGAGTATCCGCACATAAAGATCATCTATCCCACGGCCCCCAAGCAGAAGTACACCCCGTTGGACGGGGAGCTGTCCAATGTCTGGTTCGACCGCAAGTCCGTGAACATAGCCGCCCCGGAGAGCAGGAAGAGCATGACCCAGTGCTATGAGACAGTCAATCAGCTCATCGATGAGGAGGTGTCCAGTGGAATCCCGCTGAACAGGATCATCGTGGGTGGGTTTTCCATGGGCGGTGCCGTGGCCTTGCATACGGGCTATCATTTGAAACCCAGTTTGGCTGGCGTATTCGCACACTCCTCGTTCCTGAACCGCGGCTCCGTTGTGTACGAGTCTCTGGCGAACAGCCAAGGGGATTCCCTTCCCGAGCTGCGAATGTTCCACGGGGAAAGGGATACTCTAGTGCCGCCAGACTGGGGCGTGGAGACCTTCGAATCCCTTAAAAAACTGGGAGTCAAGGGCACATTCCATCCACTAAGAAACACTCTGCACGAACTGAAAACCGCCTCCATTACGGATCTTCAGAAATGGATTCAGGAAAAGCTGCCTCCGCTGGAAAACCAAGTGCAAAATAAGCTCTGA
- the LOC119563335 gene encoding kelch-like ECH-associated protein 1B isoform X2 — translation MLEAEMNNTSESCSISSNCGGRFGSVHSTLDDHDATDDDMTFCMSNYAKEALKMMYMMRSHGMLTDVVLEVKRELFPAHKVVLSAASPYFKAMFTGGLKESEMSRVQLQGVCPTAMSRILYFMYTGQIRVTEVTVCQLLPAATMFQVPNVIDACCAFLERQLDPTNAIGIANFAEQHGCVELQKKANVFIERNFTQVCQEEEFLQLSAYQLIALIRRDELNVQEEREVYNAVLKWVKYDEDNRHCKMEHILGAVRCQFLTPNFLKEQMKNCDVLRKVPACREYLAKIFKDLTLHKCPGVKERTPNTTRMIFVAGGFFRHSLDILEAYNVDDKTWTTLPNLRIPRSGLGAAFLKGKFYAVGGRNNNIGSSYDSDWVDRYSAVSETWRPCAPMSVPRHRVGVAVMDELMYAVGGSAGMEYHNTVEYYDPELDRWTLVQPMHAKRLGVGVVVVNRLLYAIGGFDGNERLGSVECYHPENNEWSFLPPLQTGRSGAGVAAINQYIYVVGGFDGTRQLATVERYDTENDTWDMVAPIQIARSALSLTTLDGKLYAIGGFDGNNFLSIVEVYDPRTNTWTKGTPLKSGRSGHASAVIYQPACSTTFMDYEESDATQPDGSNDEGKQGNTPQNPSGGGSPHYPGTASNMQFHTTFGMSGCNNCDSDIDIKPEIPPEPHSFQIPAIKSEELTNPSCPWAKMQQRFRRTAPKPSSPQRDGTPLDAQEAYKFDKARKTCILSTAAKVLHSHIEGRLRKLTSAST, via the exons ATGCTAG AGGCTGAGATGAACAACACTTCGGAAAGTTGTTCCATCTCGTCGAATTGTGGCGGTCGGTTTGGATCGGTGCATTCGACCCTAGATGACCACGATGCCACGGACGACGACATGACCTTCTGCATGTCCAACTACGCCAAGGAGGCCCTGAAAATGATGTACATGATGCGATCGCATGGCATGCTCACGGACGTGGTTCTGGAGGTGAAGAGGGAGCTCTTTCCCGCCCACAAGGTGGTGCTGTCCGCCGCATCGCCCTACTTCAAGGCCATGTTCACGGGCGGACTCAAGGAGTCGGAGATGTCGCGCGTCCAGCTCCAGGGG GTCTGTCCCACGGCCATGTCCCGCATCCTATACTTCATGTACACCGGCCAGATCCGTGTGACTGAGGTGACGGTGTGCCAACTGCTGCCGGCGGCCACCATGTTCCAAGTGCCAAACGTAATCGATGCCTGCTGTGCCTTTCTGGAGCGCCAATTGGACCCCACAAATGCCATTGGCATCGCCAACTTTGCCGAGCAGCACGGCTGCGTTGAGCTGCAAAAGAAGGCGAATGTGTTCATAGAGCGGAATTTCACACAG GTGTGCCAAGAGGAGGAGTTCCTCCAGCTTTCGGCCTATCAGTTGATAGCCCTGATTCGAAGGGATGAGCTTAATGTGCAGGAGGAGCGAGAGGTCTACAACGCTGTCCTCAAGTGGGTGAAATACGACGAGGACAATCGACACTGCAAAATGGAGCACATCCTGGGCGCCGTGCGTTGCCAGTTCCTAACGCCCAACTTCCTTAAGGAGCAGATGAAAAACTGCGACGTTCTGCGTAAGGTGCCCGCCTGTCGGGAGTATTTGGCCAAGATCTTCAAGGACCTAACGCTGCACAAGTGCCCTGGTGTTAAGGAGAGGACGCCCAACACCACGCGAATGATATTCGTGGCCGGCGGCTTCTTCCGGCACTCACTGGACATTCTGGAGGCCTACAATGTGGACGACAAGACGTGGACGACACTGCCCAACCTGCGCATTCCAAGATCCGGCCTGGGCGCCGCTTTCCTCAAGGGCAAGTTTTATGCGGTCGGAGGCAGGAATAACAACATTGGATCCTCCTATGATTCGGATTGGGTGGATCGGTACAGTGCCGTTAGCGAGACGTGGCGTCCCTGTGCCCCAATGTCCGTGCCGCGCcatcgagtgggcgtggccgtcATGGACGAGCTAATGTACGCCGTGGGCGGATCCGCAGGCATGGAGTACCACAACACAGTGGAATA CTACGACCCAGAACTCGATCGCTGGACCCTCGTACAGCCGATGCATGCCAAACGTTTGGGtgtgggggtggtggtggtcaATCGACTGCTCTATGCCATCGGAGGTTTTGATGGAAACGAGCGATTGGGCAGCGTGGAGTGCTATCATCCGGAGAACAATGAGTGGAGTTTTCTGCCACCACTACAAACGGGTCGCAGTGGAGCGG GTGTGGCGGCAATTAACCAGTACATCTACGTGGTAGGAGGCTTCGACGGCACCCGACAACTGGCCACTGTGGAGCGTTATGATACCGAAAACGATACCTGGGACATGGTGGCGCCAATCCAAATCGCACGTAGTGCTCTCTCGCTGACTACGCTGGACGGAAAACTATACGCAATTGGTGGATTCGATGGCAACAACTTCCTGTCCATCGTTGAAGTCTACGATCCGCGAACGAACACCTGGACGAAGGGAACGCCACTGAAGTCGGGAAGATCTGGTCATGCGTCGGCGGTTATTTATCAGCCAGCATGTTCCACAACGTTTATGGACTACGAAGAGAGCGATGCTACACAGCCAGATGGAAGTAACGACGAGGGAAAACAGGGGAATACACCACAAAATCCGTCCGGCGGTGGCAGTCCGCATTATCCCGGAACCGCGTCCAATATGCAGTTTCACACGACATTCGGGATGAGCGGATGCAATAATTGTGACTCTGATATAGATATAAAGCCAGAAATCCCTCCAGAACCACATAGTTTTCAAATCCCCGCCATAAAATCAGAGGAGCTCACCAATCCAAGCTGCCCCTGGGCCAAAATGCAGCAAAGATTTCGAAGAACTGCACCAAAGCCTTCTTCGCCTCAGAGGGACGGAACCCCATTAGATGCGCAAGAAGCGTATAAATTCGATAAAGCGCGAAAAACCTGCATACTAAGCACAGCAGCGAAAGTTTTGCACAGTCACATCGAAGGTCGCCTGCGAAAATTAACCTCGGCAAGCACATGA
- the LOC119563335 gene encoding kelch-like ECH-associated protein 1B isoform X1, translating into MQTQMHTPMQYESHISDMPTRKTYSCPPEEAEMNNTSESCSISSNCGGRFGSVHSTLDDHDATDDDMTFCMSNYAKEALKMMYMMRSHGMLTDVVLEVKRELFPAHKVVLSAASPYFKAMFTGGLKESEMSRVQLQGVCPTAMSRILYFMYTGQIRVTEVTVCQLLPAATMFQVPNVIDACCAFLERQLDPTNAIGIANFAEQHGCVELQKKANVFIERNFTQVCQEEEFLQLSAYQLIALIRRDELNVQEEREVYNAVLKWVKYDEDNRHCKMEHILGAVRCQFLTPNFLKEQMKNCDVLRKVPACREYLAKIFKDLTLHKCPGVKERTPNTTRMIFVAGGFFRHSLDILEAYNVDDKTWTTLPNLRIPRSGLGAAFLKGKFYAVGGRNNNIGSSYDSDWVDRYSAVSETWRPCAPMSVPRHRVGVAVMDELMYAVGGSAGMEYHNTVEYYDPELDRWTLVQPMHAKRLGVGVVVVNRLLYAIGGFDGNERLGSVECYHPENNEWSFLPPLQTGRSGAGVAAINQYIYVVGGFDGTRQLATVERYDTENDTWDMVAPIQIARSALSLTTLDGKLYAIGGFDGNNFLSIVEVYDPRTNTWTKGTPLKSGRSGHASAVIYQPACSTTFMDYEESDATQPDGSNDEGKQGNTPQNPSGGGSPHYPGTASNMQFHTTFGMSGCNNCDSDIDIKPEIPPEPHSFQIPAIKSEELTNPSCPWAKMQQRFRRTAPKPSSPQRDGTPLDAQEAYKFDKARKTCILSTAAKVLHSHIEGRLRKLTSAST; encoded by the exons ATGCAAACCCAAATGCATACCCCCATGCAATATGAGAGTCACATCTCCGACATGCCCACCCGCAAGACGTACTCCTGCCCCCCAGAAG AGGCTGAGATGAACAACACTTCGGAAAGTTGTTCCATCTCGTCGAATTGTGGCGGTCGGTTTGGATCGGTGCATTCGACCCTAGATGACCACGATGCCACGGACGACGACATGACCTTCTGCATGTCCAACTACGCCAAGGAGGCCCTGAAAATGATGTACATGATGCGATCGCATGGCATGCTCACGGACGTGGTTCTGGAGGTGAAGAGGGAGCTCTTTCCCGCCCACAAGGTGGTGCTGTCCGCCGCATCGCCCTACTTCAAGGCCATGTTCACGGGCGGACTCAAGGAGTCGGAGATGTCGCGCGTCCAGCTCCAGGGG GTCTGTCCCACGGCCATGTCCCGCATCCTATACTTCATGTACACCGGCCAGATCCGTGTGACTGAGGTGACGGTGTGCCAACTGCTGCCGGCGGCCACCATGTTCCAAGTGCCAAACGTAATCGATGCCTGCTGTGCCTTTCTGGAGCGCCAATTGGACCCCACAAATGCCATTGGCATCGCCAACTTTGCCGAGCAGCACGGCTGCGTTGAGCTGCAAAAGAAGGCGAATGTGTTCATAGAGCGGAATTTCACACAG GTGTGCCAAGAGGAGGAGTTCCTCCAGCTTTCGGCCTATCAGTTGATAGCCCTGATTCGAAGGGATGAGCTTAATGTGCAGGAGGAGCGAGAGGTCTACAACGCTGTCCTCAAGTGGGTGAAATACGACGAGGACAATCGACACTGCAAAATGGAGCACATCCTGGGCGCCGTGCGTTGCCAGTTCCTAACGCCCAACTTCCTTAAGGAGCAGATGAAAAACTGCGACGTTCTGCGTAAGGTGCCCGCCTGTCGGGAGTATTTGGCCAAGATCTTCAAGGACCTAACGCTGCACAAGTGCCCTGGTGTTAAGGAGAGGACGCCCAACACCACGCGAATGATATTCGTGGCCGGCGGCTTCTTCCGGCACTCACTGGACATTCTGGAGGCCTACAATGTGGACGACAAGACGTGGACGACACTGCCCAACCTGCGCATTCCAAGATCCGGCCTGGGCGCCGCTTTCCTCAAGGGCAAGTTTTATGCGGTCGGAGGCAGGAATAACAACATTGGATCCTCCTATGATTCGGATTGGGTGGATCGGTACAGTGCCGTTAGCGAGACGTGGCGTCCCTGTGCCCCAATGTCCGTGCCGCGCcatcgagtgggcgtggccgtcATGGACGAGCTAATGTACGCCGTGGGCGGATCCGCAGGCATGGAGTACCACAACACAGTGGAATA CTACGACCCAGAACTCGATCGCTGGACCCTCGTACAGCCGATGCATGCCAAACGTTTGGGtgtgggggtggtggtggtcaATCGACTGCTCTATGCCATCGGAGGTTTTGATGGAAACGAGCGATTGGGCAGCGTGGAGTGCTATCATCCGGAGAACAATGAGTGGAGTTTTCTGCCACCACTACAAACGGGTCGCAGTGGAGCGG GTGTGGCGGCAATTAACCAGTACATCTACGTGGTAGGAGGCTTCGACGGCACCCGACAACTGGCCACTGTGGAGCGTTATGATACCGAAAACGATACCTGGGACATGGTGGCGCCAATCCAAATCGCACGTAGTGCTCTCTCGCTGACTACGCTGGACGGAAAACTATACGCAATTGGTGGATTCGATGGCAACAACTTCCTGTCCATCGTTGAAGTCTACGATCCGCGAACGAACACCTGGACGAAGGGAACGCCACTGAAGTCGGGAAGATCTGGTCATGCGTCGGCGGTTATTTATCAGCCAGCATGTTCCACAACGTTTATGGACTACGAAGAGAGCGATGCTACACAGCCAGATGGAAGTAACGACGAGGGAAAACAGGGGAATACACCACAAAATCCGTCCGGCGGTGGCAGTCCGCATTATCCCGGAACCGCGTCCAATATGCAGTTTCACACGACATTCGGGATGAGCGGATGCAATAATTGTGACTCTGATATAGATATAAAGCCAGAAATCCCTCCAGAACCACATAGTTTTCAAATCCCCGCCATAAAATCAGAGGAGCTCACCAATCCAAGCTGCCCCTGGGCCAAAATGCAGCAAAGATTTCGAAGAACTGCACCAAAGCCTTCTTCGCCTCAGAGGGACGGAACCCCATTAGATGCGCAAGAAGCGTATAAATTCGATAAAGCGCGAAAAACCTGCATACTAAGCACAGCAGCGAAAGTTTTGCACAGTCACATCGAAGGTCGCCTGCGAAAATTAACCTCGGCAAGCACATGA
- the LOC119563335 gene encoding kelch-like ECH-associated protein 1B isoform X3 gives MNNTSESCSISSNCGGRFGSVHSTLDDHDATDDDMTFCMSNYAKEALKMMYMMRSHGMLTDVVLEVKRELFPAHKVVLSAASPYFKAMFTGGLKESEMSRVQLQGVCPTAMSRILYFMYTGQIRVTEVTVCQLLPAATMFQVPNVIDACCAFLERQLDPTNAIGIANFAEQHGCVELQKKANVFIERNFTQVCQEEEFLQLSAYQLIALIRRDELNVQEEREVYNAVLKWVKYDEDNRHCKMEHILGAVRCQFLTPNFLKEQMKNCDVLRKVPACREYLAKIFKDLTLHKCPGVKERTPNTTRMIFVAGGFFRHSLDILEAYNVDDKTWTTLPNLRIPRSGLGAAFLKGKFYAVGGRNNNIGSSYDSDWVDRYSAVSETWRPCAPMSVPRHRVGVAVMDELMYAVGGSAGMEYHNTVEYYDPELDRWTLVQPMHAKRLGVGVVVVNRLLYAIGGFDGNERLGSVECYHPENNEWSFLPPLQTGRSGAGVAAINQYIYVVGGFDGTRQLATVERYDTENDTWDMVAPIQIARSALSLTTLDGKLYAIGGFDGNNFLSIVEVYDPRTNTWTKGTPLKSGRSGHASAVIYQPACSTTFMDYEESDATQPDGSNDEGKQGNTPQNPSGGGSPHYPGTASNMQFHTTFGMSGCNNCDSDIDIKPEIPPEPHSFQIPAIKSEELTNPSCPWAKMQQRFRRTAPKPSSPQRDGTPLDAQEAYKFDKARKTCILSTAAKVLHSHIEGRLRKLTSAST, from the exons ATGAACAACACTTCGGAAAGTTGTTCCATCTCGTCGAATTGTGGCGGTCGGTTTGGATCGGTGCATTCGACCCTAGATGACCACGATGCCACGGACGACGACATGACCTTCTGCATGTCCAACTACGCCAAGGAGGCCCTGAAAATGATGTACATGATGCGATCGCATGGCATGCTCACGGACGTGGTTCTGGAGGTGAAGAGGGAGCTCTTTCCCGCCCACAAGGTGGTGCTGTCCGCCGCATCGCCCTACTTCAAGGCCATGTTCACGGGCGGACTCAAGGAGTCGGAGATGTCGCGCGTCCAGCTCCAGGGG GTCTGTCCCACGGCCATGTCCCGCATCCTATACTTCATGTACACCGGCCAGATCCGTGTGACTGAGGTGACGGTGTGCCAACTGCTGCCGGCGGCCACCATGTTCCAAGTGCCAAACGTAATCGATGCCTGCTGTGCCTTTCTGGAGCGCCAATTGGACCCCACAAATGCCATTGGCATCGCCAACTTTGCCGAGCAGCACGGCTGCGTTGAGCTGCAAAAGAAGGCGAATGTGTTCATAGAGCGGAATTTCACACAG GTGTGCCAAGAGGAGGAGTTCCTCCAGCTTTCGGCCTATCAGTTGATAGCCCTGATTCGAAGGGATGAGCTTAATGTGCAGGAGGAGCGAGAGGTCTACAACGCTGTCCTCAAGTGGGTGAAATACGACGAGGACAATCGACACTGCAAAATGGAGCACATCCTGGGCGCCGTGCGTTGCCAGTTCCTAACGCCCAACTTCCTTAAGGAGCAGATGAAAAACTGCGACGTTCTGCGTAAGGTGCCCGCCTGTCGGGAGTATTTGGCCAAGATCTTCAAGGACCTAACGCTGCACAAGTGCCCTGGTGTTAAGGAGAGGACGCCCAACACCACGCGAATGATATTCGTGGCCGGCGGCTTCTTCCGGCACTCACTGGACATTCTGGAGGCCTACAATGTGGACGACAAGACGTGGACGACACTGCCCAACCTGCGCATTCCAAGATCCGGCCTGGGCGCCGCTTTCCTCAAGGGCAAGTTTTATGCGGTCGGAGGCAGGAATAACAACATTGGATCCTCCTATGATTCGGATTGGGTGGATCGGTACAGTGCCGTTAGCGAGACGTGGCGTCCCTGTGCCCCAATGTCCGTGCCGCGCcatcgagtgggcgtggccgtcATGGACGAGCTAATGTACGCCGTGGGCGGATCCGCAGGCATGGAGTACCACAACACAGTGGAATA CTACGACCCAGAACTCGATCGCTGGACCCTCGTACAGCCGATGCATGCCAAACGTTTGGGtgtgggggtggtggtggtcaATCGACTGCTCTATGCCATCGGAGGTTTTGATGGAAACGAGCGATTGGGCAGCGTGGAGTGCTATCATCCGGAGAACAATGAGTGGAGTTTTCTGCCACCACTACAAACGGGTCGCAGTGGAGCGG GTGTGGCGGCAATTAACCAGTACATCTACGTGGTAGGAGGCTTCGACGGCACCCGACAACTGGCCACTGTGGAGCGTTATGATACCGAAAACGATACCTGGGACATGGTGGCGCCAATCCAAATCGCACGTAGTGCTCTCTCGCTGACTACGCTGGACGGAAAACTATACGCAATTGGTGGATTCGATGGCAACAACTTCCTGTCCATCGTTGAAGTCTACGATCCGCGAACGAACACCTGGACGAAGGGAACGCCACTGAAGTCGGGAAGATCTGGTCATGCGTCGGCGGTTATTTATCAGCCAGCATGTTCCACAACGTTTATGGACTACGAAGAGAGCGATGCTACACAGCCAGATGGAAGTAACGACGAGGGAAAACAGGGGAATACACCACAAAATCCGTCCGGCGGTGGCAGTCCGCATTATCCCGGAACCGCGTCCAATATGCAGTTTCACACGACATTCGGGATGAGCGGATGCAATAATTGTGACTCTGATATAGATATAAAGCCAGAAATCCCTCCAGAACCACATAGTTTTCAAATCCCCGCCATAAAATCAGAGGAGCTCACCAATCCAAGCTGCCCCTGGGCCAAAATGCAGCAAAGATTTCGAAGAACTGCACCAAAGCCTTCTTCGCCTCAGAGGGACGGAACCCCATTAGATGCGCAAGAAGCGTATAAATTCGATAAAGCGCGAAAAACCTGCATACTAAGCACAGCAGCGAAAGTTTTGCACAGTCACATCGAAGGTCGCCTGCGAAAATTAACCTCGGCAAGCACATGA
- the LOC119563335 gene encoding kelch-like ECH-associated protein 1B isoform X4: protein MSRILYFMYTGQIRVTEVTVCQLLPAATMFQVPNVIDACCAFLERQLDPTNAIGIANFAEQHGCVELQKKANVFIERNFTQVCQEEEFLQLSAYQLIALIRRDELNVQEEREVYNAVLKWVKYDEDNRHCKMEHILGAVRCQFLTPNFLKEQMKNCDVLRKVPACREYLAKIFKDLTLHKCPGVKERTPNTTRMIFVAGGFFRHSLDILEAYNVDDKTWTTLPNLRIPRSGLGAAFLKGKFYAVGGRNNNIGSSYDSDWVDRYSAVSETWRPCAPMSVPRHRVGVAVMDELMYAVGGSAGMEYHNTVEYYDPELDRWTLVQPMHAKRLGVGVVVVNRLLYAIGGFDGNERLGSVECYHPENNEWSFLPPLQTGRSGAGVAAINQYIYVVGGFDGTRQLATVERYDTENDTWDMVAPIQIARSALSLTTLDGKLYAIGGFDGNNFLSIVEVYDPRTNTWTKGTPLKSGRSGHASAVIYQPACSTTFMDYEESDATQPDGSNDEGKQGNTPQNPSGGGSPHYPGTASNMQFHTTFGMSGCNNCDSDIDIKPEIPPEPHSFQIPAIKSEELTNPSCPWAKMQQRFRRTAPKPSSPQRDGTPLDAQEAYKFDKARKTCILSTAAKVLHSHIEGRLRKLTSAST, encoded by the exons ATGTCCCGCATCCTATACTTCATGTACACCGGCCAGATCCGTGTGACTGAGGTGACGGTGTGCCAACTGCTGCCGGCGGCCACCATGTTCCAAGTGCCAAACGTAATCGATGCCTGCTGTGCCTTTCTGGAGCGCCAATTGGACCCCACAAATGCCATTGGCATCGCCAACTTTGCCGAGCAGCACGGCTGCGTTGAGCTGCAAAAGAAGGCGAATGTGTTCATAGAGCGGAATTTCACACAG GTGTGCCAAGAGGAGGAGTTCCTCCAGCTTTCGGCCTATCAGTTGATAGCCCTGATTCGAAGGGATGAGCTTAATGTGCAGGAGGAGCGAGAGGTCTACAACGCTGTCCTCAAGTGGGTGAAATACGACGAGGACAATCGACACTGCAAAATGGAGCACATCCTGGGCGCCGTGCGTTGCCAGTTCCTAACGCCCAACTTCCTTAAGGAGCAGATGAAAAACTGCGACGTTCTGCGTAAGGTGCCCGCCTGTCGGGAGTATTTGGCCAAGATCTTCAAGGACCTAACGCTGCACAAGTGCCCTGGTGTTAAGGAGAGGACGCCCAACACCACGCGAATGATATTCGTGGCCGGCGGCTTCTTCCGGCACTCACTGGACATTCTGGAGGCCTACAATGTGGACGACAAGACGTGGACGACACTGCCCAACCTGCGCATTCCAAGATCCGGCCTGGGCGCCGCTTTCCTCAAGGGCAAGTTTTATGCGGTCGGAGGCAGGAATAACAACATTGGATCCTCCTATGATTCGGATTGGGTGGATCGGTACAGTGCCGTTAGCGAGACGTGGCGTCCCTGTGCCCCAATGTCCGTGCCGCGCcatcgagtgggcgtggccgtcATGGACGAGCTAATGTACGCCGTGGGCGGATCCGCAGGCATGGAGTACCACAACACAGTGGAATA CTACGACCCAGAACTCGATCGCTGGACCCTCGTACAGCCGATGCATGCCAAACGTTTGGGtgtgggggtggtggtggtcaATCGACTGCTCTATGCCATCGGAGGTTTTGATGGAAACGAGCGATTGGGCAGCGTGGAGTGCTATCATCCGGAGAACAATGAGTGGAGTTTTCTGCCACCACTACAAACGGGTCGCAGTGGAGCGG GTGTGGCGGCAATTAACCAGTACATCTACGTGGTAGGAGGCTTCGACGGCACCCGACAACTGGCCACTGTGGAGCGTTATGATACCGAAAACGATACCTGGGACATGGTGGCGCCAATCCAAATCGCACGTAGTGCTCTCTCGCTGACTACGCTGGACGGAAAACTATACGCAATTGGTGGATTCGATGGCAACAACTTCCTGTCCATCGTTGAAGTCTACGATCCGCGAACGAACACCTGGACGAAGGGAACGCCACTGAAGTCGGGAAGATCTGGTCATGCGTCGGCGGTTATTTATCAGCCAGCATGTTCCACAACGTTTATGGACTACGAAGAGAGCGATGCTACACAGCCAGATGGAAGTAACGACGAGGGAAAACAGGGGAATACACCACAAAATCCGTCCGGCGGTGGCAGTCCGCATTATCCCGGAACCGCGTCCAATATGCAGTTTCACACGACATTCGGGATGAGCGGATGCAATAATTGTGACTCTGATATAGATATAAAGCCAGAAATCCCTCCAGAACCACATAGTTTTCAAATCCCCGCCATAAAATCAGAGGAGCTCACCAATCCAAGCTGCCCCTGGGCCAAAATGCAGCAAAGATTTCGAAGAACTGCACCAAAGCCTTCTTCGCCTCAGAGGGACGGAACCCCATTAGATGCGCAAGAAGCGTATAAATTCGATAAAGCGCGAAAAACCTGCATACTAAGCACAGCAGCGAAAGTTTTGCACAGTCACATCGAAGGTCGCCTGCGAAAATTAACCTCGGCAAGCACATGA